The proteins below come from a single uncultured delta proteobacterium genomic window:
- a CDS encoding transposase (fragment) — MDRAYEGNETQCLSRALGYEPVVPPNPNRLKPWEYDKELYKKRNEVERLFRRLKGFRRIATRYDKLDVMFLAFIVFALIVEALK, encoded by the coding sequence ATGGACAGAGCCTATGAAGGCAATGAAACACAGTGCTTAAGTCGCGCCTTGGGCTACGAACCGGTGGTTCCGCCAAATCCCAATCGGCTGAAGCCGTGGGAGTATGACAAAGAGCTATACAAAAAACGCAACGAAGTTGAGAGGTTGTTCAGGAGACTTAAAGGCTTCAGGCGCATAGCGACTCGCTATGACAAGCTGGATGTCATGTTCCTTGCCTTTATCGTTTTCGCTCTCATCGTTGAGGCCCTCAAATAG
- a CDS encoding membrane hypothetical protein (Evidence 5 : No homology to any previously reported sequences), translated as MFAMIAPSSDQPVGQHRVFSGGEARIAALIGCGFALAFGWVWSGALRDLWLADALTDTLFSGHGTTVFFAVLLAVFLTGGVIGSVAGGARPNRVPAWAFPVLAHGAALLPLGVSLLASGEPGGVATAASLGLAGGLAGLYWASVLLRLTPAAAGTALAVAGLGIAGLAGLTEALSPATQSWPFSAVSPVCAGIALLIAWLLALRTKGETGNKQTEARIARLPKKTAAALALSIAVLGALFSAEGYAAPTPWLQAGLEAAGTLSALAPYFIMQKRGAFRERPPLFSSLALPLALALAMIPLALLWPAAFSWALHLATGALLAAAAMQLAVRSPASRDAAPRRAGNPGLSSYALAMLPVALNAGFFAGSRAALLWRRENTGLAALVFICLAALFALGPVNTI; from the coding sequence ATGTTCGCTATGATTGCGCCATCCTCTGATCAGCCCGTCGGGCAACACCGCGTTTTTTCCGGCGGGGAAGCGCGGATCGCCGCGCTCATTGGCTGCGGCTTCGCCTTGGCCTTCGGCTGGGTCTGGTCCGGGGCGCTACGTGATCTGTGGCTGGCGGACGCCTTGACCGATACCCTGTTTTCCGGGCATGGCACGACAGTCTTTTTCGCGGTTTTGCTGGCGGTATTTCTCACGGGCGGGGTAATCGGCAGCGTTGCCGGAGGCGCACGCCCGAACCGCGTTCCGGCTTGGGCCTTTCCGGTTCTTGCGCACGGCGCGGCATTGCTGCCGCTGGGCGTCTCGCTTCTGGCTTCCGGCGAACCAGGCGGCGTTGCCACGGCCGCAAGCCTGGGGCTGGCCGGTGGGCTGGCCGGTCTGTACTGGGCCTCGGTTCTGCTTCGATTGACGCCTGCCGCCGCCGGTACGGCCCTGGCTGTCGCCGGGTTGGGCATTGCGGGGCTGGCTGGACTGACGGAGGCCCTTTCGCCAGCGACGCAATCCTGGCCCTTTTCCGCCGTTTCGCCGGTTTGCGCGGGCATTGCACTGCTGATTGCATGGCTGCTCGCACTCCGGACAAAGGGGGAAACCGGCAACAAACAAACCGAGGCCCGGATCGCGCGTCTGCCAAAGAAAACGGCCGCTGCCCTGGCTTTGTCGATTGCCGTTCTGGGCGCGCTGTTCAGCGCCGAAGGCTATGCCGCTCCCACGCCCTGGTTGCAGGCGGGACTTGAAGCGGCGGGAACGCTGTCGGCGCTTGCGCCTTATTTTATTATGCAGAAACGCGGCGCTTTCCGGGAACGCCCGCCGCTGTTTTCCTCTCTGGCTCTTCCCCTGGCTCTGGCCCTGGCCATGATACCTTTGGCCTTGCTCTGGCCGGCAGCTTTTTCCTGGGCGCTGCATCTGGCCACGGGCGCGCTTCTGGCCGCAGCCGCCATGCAGTTGGCCGTCCGCAGCCCGGCTAGTCGTGACGCCGCGCCACGTAGAGCAGGGAATCCCGGCCTTTCCAGCTACGCCCTGGCCATGCTGCCGGTGGCTCTGAATGCCGGGTTTTTTGCCGGTTCTAGGGCCGCGCTGCTGTGGAGGCGGGAGAATACCGGCCTTGCGGCTCTGGTTTTCATTTGCCTGGCCGCCTTGTTTGCGCTAGGGCCTGTTAACACTATTTGA
- a CDS encoding hypothetical protein (Evidence 5 : No homology to any previously reported sequences), with product MAATKISRAGDMEKNAWNDGWKAEQRQRGRPGTSLLRVALLCALLGLFFLPAAWPALAGETITYDGTNPALQTAPDPTSTADSLFIGTTASPGASGNTITLDFSGGNIPARVFSGISSTESVTGNTVNLVQGSVSNNVYGGYDVTDNGAFRNRAFISGGTVGGNALAGISLLGDVAENAITLSGGTVTGNLYGGSSNGAGKATGNSATVTGGTVGNNAYGGYGGAAGDVSGNRLTIDGASALVGNWALGAYSASGLASDNSVIFRAGTVTKSVIGAEGGSGTLEGNSVTISGGSVGAYVYGGGSWGSALVSGNSVTMSAGSVGNNIIAGRSKDGDSTDNSLDISGGVVSGNAYGGGSWGTADVSGNSVSISGGQVGDGAGGSGGWVAGGFSKSGLSEDNRVAISSGTVNNIAGGESVDGNVDGNSIDMSGGTVFGTLTGGVTDNGEALNNSVTISGGSVGNGIAGGYVFFGTGPASDNTVHISGGADIVGQVTGGYSREAGEAAGNTVTVSAGSIDGGVAGGTGVTGADNNRVKITGGTVSGYVSGGSSSSGGAAGNSVVIAGDASVGTVHGASSATAATGNSVTIGDTALITGDVYGGVAIQGAAGATNNIVTLYGTPNLTASTLYGGGSTLGATGDMVTGNTLKAEGFTGAVKGIRNFETISLSGDSNLTTNSSLNIGSGTLFVDAGSTLTLGPDSSFRLDGGTLSFGVGAGNTSGKIDMTANTARIPAFAGSNTLDISDWLQGTYTVLSAGKAMGPGVIDTFQTFTVGGNDIDPLTMNVSAALANSGKDLQVTAALNQDSAEKTWGGTSGTWNYTNTNWLPGSSKFVLGDLAKFDGTGAGSPASPMAVTVGAGAGTQVETAGMSITGGSYTFSGGKIVGRTDISRGNMTPTGRLDIAGTGNIVFNNAVDFSGGMTVAGGSSANITLADYTGGRVVLGASYGSPYTGIFSGKLNIQNQTLTGTSVEGGGLMAHTRNGQPLSILDGSVISGNSLNAVHDDWADAIGGGISARDIDTLSGVVSGNTVEAKDENGTATTVVTANGGGVYASNITTLSGTISGNTASATSDIGIVYASGGGVHAYGSLTTLSGSVTGNKVEATSTGNTREARSFGGGIYAEPSNIVITRGQYTNNQAIATGPGARAEGGAIFMSTTYGTHSLTLDPTAGAITFSGNSVTANGVTTPNAIHFGRFDQALSDTSANTFLTIQDTNTTTNLITIADGITTDINNGKTFTLAQSAGNFLWGGPNLFDSAGGDTVSLTGGSMRLANGFTLDRGALNTTPGSLLAFNVSGGNLKSEGAAASLKNTALSVSSGGKLTVDLGSTLTLDANSTFALNGGTLSFGVDNGNASGKIVSLNTTTAPTFSGSNTLDISDWIHGTYTVLEAETPMASNAAGTFTTFTVGGIAIDPATMRLSAVLNNEDYELQVIAGLNQDSSEKTWGGTAGTWNYTNTNWLPGSSKFVLGDLAKFDGTGAGSPASPMAVTVGAGAGTQVETAGMSITGGSYTFSGGKIVGRTDISQGSVITPTGRLDIAGTGNIVFNNAVDFRGGLWVYAGGSSANITLADYTGGRVVLGNRPTNSRYSGTFSGKLNIQNQTLSGSGSSSYLYGGGLEYYGPASSSISLLPGTLIKNNSITVTDGSGGSLVLGGGVFAGLDILAGTIEGNKAIASHTTQYANAQGGGVIGSIRAC from the coding sequence ATGGCCGCTACAAAGATATCCCGCGCGGGCGATATGGAAAAGAACGCATGGAATGATGGATGGAAAGCGGAACAGCGCCAACGAGGGCGGCCGGGAACCAGCCTTCTGCGGGTCGCCCTGCTTTGCGCCCTCCTGGGGCTTTTCTTCCTGCCGGCGGCTTGGCCGGCGCTGGCCGGGGAAACTATTACCTATGACGGCACAAATCCTGCCCTGCAAACCGCGCCCGATCCAACCAGCACCGCCGACAGCCTTTTCATCGGGACAACCGCCAGCCCAGGCGCATCGGGCAATACGATCACGCTTGATTTCTCCGGCGGGAACATTCCGGCACGGGTTTTCAGCGGCATCAGCAGCACGGAGAGCGTTACGGGAAACACCGTGAATCTTGTGCAAGGATCAGTGAGCAACAATGTGTATGGCGGCTACGACGTGACGGACAACGGCGCCTTTCGCAACCGGGCGTTCATTTCCGGCGGCACGGTTGGGGGCAATGCCCTTGCTGGCATCAGCCTGCTGGGAGATGTTGCGGAAAACGCGATTACCTTGTCCGGAGGAACTGTCACCGGCAACCTTTACGGCGGTTCCTCCAACGGAGCGGGGAAGGCTACCGGCAACAGCGCCACCGTCACGGGCGGCACGGTGGGCAATAACGCTTACGGCGGATACGGCGGCGCCGCCGGGGATGTTTCCGGCAACCGGCTTACCATCGACGGCGCGTCCGCCCTGGTGGGCAATTGGGCTCTGGGAGCCTACAGCGCGAGTGGCCTGGCCTCGGACAACAGCGTCATTTTTCGCGCGGGAACGGTTACAAAATCCGTCATTGGCGCGGAAGGCGGTTCGGGAACGCTTGAAGGCAACAGCGTGACCATCAGCGGGGGCTCCGTGGGCGCGTACGTCTATGGCGGCGGCAGTTGGGGAAGCGCTCTTGTTTCCGGCAACAGCGTGACCATGTCCGCTGGCTCCGTGGGCAACAACATCATAGCGGGCCGCAGCAAAGACGGCGACTCCACGGATAACAGCCTCGACATAAGCGGCGGCGTAGTGAGCGGCAACGCGTACGGCGGCGGCAGTTGGGGCACGGCCGACGTTTCCGGCAACAGCGTGAGCATCAGCGGCGGTCAGGTGGGCGACGGCGCGGGAGGCTCCGGCGGCTGGGTTGCCGGCGGATTCAGCAAAAGCGGTCTGTCCGAAGACAACAGAGTCGCCATCTCCAGCGGCACGGTCAACAACATTGCCGGCGGCGAAAGCGTCGACGGCAATGTTGACGGCAACAGTATAGACATGTCCGGCGGCACGGTGTTCGGCACGCTTACGGGCGGCGTAACCGATAACGGCGAAGCCCTGAACAACTCCGTCACCATTTCCGGCGGCAGCGTCGGCAACGGCATAGCCGGCGGCTACGTCTTTTTCGGAACCGGCCCGGCTTCCGACAATACGGTACACATCAGCGGCGGCGCCGATATCGTGGGGCAGGTGACCGGCGGTTACTCCAGGGAAGCCGGCGAAGCCGCGGGCAATACGGTAACAGTCAGCGCGGGCTCCATAGACGGCGGCGTGGCCGGGGGCACGGGCGTCACCGGCGCCGACAATAACCGGGTGAAAATCACCGGCGGCACTGTGAGCGGTTACGTCAGCGGCGGCTCAAGCTCGTCCGGGGGCGCTGCCGGCAACAGCGTAGTAATCGCCGGCGACGCCAGTGTGGGAACCGTCCACGGCGCTTCATCCGCAACAGCCGCCACCGGCAACAGCGTGACCATAGGCGACACCGCCCTGATAACCGGCGATGTGTACGGCGGCGTGGCGATTCAAGGCGCGGCCGGCGCCACGAACAATATCGTGACCCTGTACGGCACCCCAAACCTGACCGCCTCCACCCTGTACGGCGGGGGCAGCACATTGGGGGCGACCGGCGACATGGTCACCGGCAACACGCTCAAGGCTGAAGGATTTACCGGCGCGGTAAAGGGAATCAGGAATTTCGAGACCATAAGCCTGAGCGGCGACAGTAACCTGACTACCAACAGCAGCCTGAATATCGGCAGTGGCACCCTCTTTGTGGATGCCGGTTCCACCCTGACTCTGGGGCCGGACAGTTCCTTCAGGCTGGATGGCGGCACCCTCAGCTTTGGCGTGGGCGCGGGCAACACCAGCGGCAAGATCGACATGACCGCCAACACCGCAAGAATTCCCGCCTTTGCCGGTTCCAATACTCTGGATATTTCCGACTGGCTCCAGGGCACGTATACAGTGCTGAGCGCGGGAAAAGCCATGGGACCGGGCGTGATCGACACCTTTCAGACCTTCACTGTGGGCGGCAACGACATCGACCCGCTGACCATGAACGTCAGCGCGGCCCTTGCCAACAGCGGCAAGGACCTGCAAGTCACCGCCGCCCTGAACCAGGACAGCGCGGAAAAGACCTGGGGCGGCACCAGCGGCACATGGAACTACACCAACACCAACTGGCTGCCCGGCTCCTCCAAGTTCGTGCTGGGAGATCTGGCAAAGTTCGACGGCACGGGCGCGGGCAGCCCGGCCTCTCCCATGGCCGTGACCGTGGGCGCTGGCGCGGGCACGCAGGTGGAAACCGCCGGCATGAGCATAACCGGCGGCAGCTACACCTTCAGCGGCGGCAAGATTGTCGGCCGCACGGACATCAGCCGGGGCAACATGACTCCCACGGGCCGGCTGGATATCGCCGGAACCGGGAACATCGTGTTCAACAACGCCGTGGATTTCAGCGGCGGGATGACAGTTGCGGGCGGCAGTTCCGCCAACATCACCTTGGCCGACTATACTGGTGGACGTGTGGTGCTGGGCGCGAGTTATGGCAGTCCCTACACTGGCATTTTTTCCGGCAAGCTGAACATCCAAAACCAGACGCTGACCGGCACCAGCGTCGAGGGCGGCGGGTTGATGGCTCACACTCGAAATGGGCAGCCGCTCTCCATTCTGGATGGATCTGTCATCAGCGGCAACAGCCTGAACGCCGTGCACGATGACTGGGCCGACGCCATCGGCGGCGGAATTTCCGCCAGGGACATAGACACTCTGTCCGGCGTGGTGAGCGGCAACACGGTCGAAGCCAAAGATGAAAACGGTACCGCGACCACTGTGGTCACGGCCAATGGCGGCGGGGTTTACGCCAGCAATATCACCACCCTGTCCGGTACAATAAGCGGCAATACCGCTTCGGCCACCTCTGATATCGGCATCGTCTATGCCAGCGGCGGCGGCGTGCATGCTTATGGCAGTCTCACAACTCTGTCCGGCTCCGTCACCGGCAACAAAGTCGAGGCAACCAGCACCGGCAACACCAGAGAAGCCCGGTCTTTTGGCGGCGGAATTTACGCCGAACCGTCAAATATCGTTATTACCCGGGGCCAGTATACAAACAACCAGGCCATTGCCACGGGGCCGGGCGCCCGGGCCGAGGGCGGGGCCATTTTTATGTCCACCACGTACGGCACACACAGCCTGACCCTCGACCCCACGGCCGGGGCGATCACCTTTTCCGGCAACAGCGTTACAGCCAACGGCGTCACTACGCCCAACGCCATCCACTTCGGACGGTTTGATCAGGCACTGTCGGACACCTCCGCCAACACCTTCCTGACCATTCAGGACACCAACACCACCACCAACCTGATCACCATCGCCGACGGCATCACCACGGACATCAACAACGGCAAAACCTTTACCCTGGCGCAATCCGCCGGCAACTTCCTCTGGGGCGGGCCGAACCTGTTCGACAGCGCGGGCGGGGACACGGTTTCCCTTACCGGCGGCAGCATGCGCCTCGCCAACGGCTTTACCCTTGATCGGGGCGCGCTGAATACCACGCCCGGCAGCCTGCTGGCCTTCAACGTCAGCGGCGGCAACCTGAAAAGCGAAGGCGCGGCCGCATCCCTCAAGAACACCGCACTTTCCGTCTCTTCCGGCGGCAAGCTGACCGTGGACCTGGGCTCCACCCTGACTCTGGATGCCAACAGCACCTTTGCCCTGAACGGCGGCACCCTCAGCTTCGGCGTGGATAACGGCAACGCCAGCGGCAAGATAGTCTCGCTGAACACCACCACGGCCCCGACTTTCAGCGGCAGCAACACCCTGGATATCTCGGACTGGATTCACGGAACCTACACCGTGCTTGAGGCGGAAACCCCCATGGCCTCGAACGCGGCCGGCACCTTCACCACGTTTACCGTGGGCGGCATCGCCATTGACCCGGCGACCATGAGGCTGTCCGCAGTCCTGAACAACGAGGATTACGAGTTGCAGGTTATTGCCGGCCTGAACCAGGACAGCAGCGAAAAGACCTGGGGCGGCACGGCCGGAACCTGGAATTATACCAACACCAACTGGCTGCCCGGTTCCTCCAAGTTCGTGCTGGGCGATCTGGCAAAGTTCGACGGCACGGGCGCGGGCAGCCCGGCCTCTCCCATGGCCGTGACCGTGGGCGCGGGCGCGGGCACCCAGGTGGAAACCGCCGGCATGAGCATAACCGGCGGCAGCTACACCTTCAGCGGCGGCAAGATTGTGGGCCGCACGGACATCAGCCAGGGCTCGGTCATTACCCCCACGGGGCGGCTGGATATCGCCGGGACCGGGAACATCGTGTTCAACAACGCCGTTGATTTCAGGGGCGGGCTATGGGTCTACGCGGGCGGCAGTTCCGCCAACATCACCCTGGCCGATTACACCGGCGGGCGTGTGGTATTGGGGAACAGACCTACGAACAGCCGGTATAGCGGAACCTTTTCCGGCAAGCTGAATATTCAAAACCAGACACTAAGCGGAAGCGGCTCATCCTCATATTTGTACGGTGGCGGCTTGGAATACTACGGACCGGCCAGTTCTTCAATATCCTTACTGCCTGGAACTCTCATTAAAAACAACTCTATAACTGTTACTGACGGTTCCGGTGGTAGTTTAGTTCTTGGAGGCGGGGTATTCGCAGGGCTTGATATTTTGGCTGGAACGATCGAAGGCAACAAGGCGATTGCCAGCCACACCACGCAATATGCCAATGCCCAAGGCGGCGGAGTCATCGGTTCCATTAGGGCCTGTTAA
- a CDS encoding Peptidase M20, whose protein sequence is MRLYSSAMTRLALLCLFAVFAAQTVSLSPAVAASLLAAQEKPDKNAVALQRLLDDIGKQRAEVISIQRELTARPALAPESGGEGEEAKARWIEEWLRQKGFPLVERLDYLDAKVPSGQRPNLVLRLPGQSGRTLWLVCHLHVATPGPLDRWQGSPWTLRVEGDTVYGRGVMDNHQSIAAALLLFENLKRQQITPPMGLGLVLHAQTNGFRHVLAKRPDIFAPDDLLIVPDFGNPKGTSIALAEKGLLWLNICIKGEQKHSGSPQGGHNTLRIGARFIRDMDELAKSLSAAVPMFQAPYVTFEPTMVLPTAGSSNAVPAEFTFSVDCRFTPIYSPADIMKEFRTLADKLEREEGVSINLTETLSYYSPPPTRQDSPVVLAVLRSLAAEGVKDVSFVGINTVSSATPIREKGLAVAEWGKMDDTRRQIANESTTVSASIEEARVFARILFDQEAAKAAPANAGEEKTP, encoded by the coding sequence ATGCGACTATATTCATCCGCCATGACCCGCCTTGCACTGCTTTGTCTGTTCGCCGTCTTTGCGGCACAGACCGTGAGCCTTTCCCCCGCCGTTGCCGCCTCTCTCCTGGCCGCGCAGGAAAAACCGGACAAAAACGCCGTTGCGTTGCAGCGCCTGCTGGACGATATCGGCAAGCAGCGGGCCGAGGTTATTTCCATCCAGCGCGAGTTGACGGCCCGGCCGGCGCTGGCTCCGGAATCCGGCGGCGAGGGAGAAGAGGCCAAAGCCCGCTGGATTGAGGAATGGCTGCGGCAAAAGGGGTTTCCCCTTGTGGAGCGCCTGGATTACCTCGACGCAAAGGTGCCCTCGGGGCAGCGGCCCAACCTTGTGCTCCGCCTGCCGGGGCAATCCGGCCGCACTCTCTGGCTGGTCTGTCATCTGCATGTAGCCACTCCCGGCCCCCTGGACAGATGGCAGGGCTCACCCTGGACCTTGCGCGTGGAGGGCGACACCGTGTACGGGCGCGGGGTCATGGACAACCACCAGTCCATCGCGGCGGCGTTGCTCCTGTTCGAGAACCTTAAACGCCAGCAGATAACGCCGCCCATGGGCCTGGGTCTGGTGTTGCACGCCCAGACCAACGGCTTCCGGCATGTTCTGGCGAAAAGGCCGGATATTTTCGCGCCGGACGACCTGCTCATTGTGCCGGATTTCGGCAACCCCAAGGGCACGTCCATAGCTCTTGCCGAAAAAGGTCTGCTCTGGCTGAACATCTGCATCAAGGGCGAACAGAAGCACAGCGGCAGCCCCCAGGGCGGGCACAACACGCTACGGATCGGCGCCCGGTTCATCAGGGATATGGACGAACTCGCCAAATCCCTGTCGGCGGCTGTTCCCATGTTCCAAGCCCCGTATGTCACCTTTGAGCCGACCATGGTACTGCCGACCGCCGGGTCCAGCAACGCCGTGCCGGCGGAATTCACCTTTTCCGTGGACTGCCGGTTCACTCCGATCTATTCCCCGGCGGACATCATGAAAGAATTCCGTACCCTGGCCGACAAGCTGGAGCGCGAGGAAGGGGTCAGCATCAACCTCACGGAAACCTTGTCCTATTATTCACCGCCGCCCACCCGGCAGGATAGTCCCGTGGTCCTCGCGGTGCTGCGCTCTCTTGCGGCGGAGGGCGTGAAGGACGTTTCCTTTGTCGGCATCAATACCGTGAGCTCCGCCACGCCCATCCGTGAAAAAGGTCTTGCCGTGGCCGAATGGGGCAAAATGGACGATACGCGCCGCCAGATCGCTAATGAATCCACAACCGTTTCCGCTAGTATCGAAGAAGCCCGCGTTTTCGCGCGTATCCTTTTTGACCAGGAAGCCGCCAAGGCCGCCCCGGCCAATGCCGGAGAGGAGAAAACGCCCTGA
- a CDS encoding hypothetical protein (Evidence 5 : No homology to any previously reported sequences), with protein sequence MPQRRRTDKAVQGGSWRMNIVACGPPFACALQEPENTISRGNITYNHSEKLVKSVGFYKTKISAFHFPLCLDLLPPLRRIYSPLPGNGKEGDIIY encoded by the coding sequence GTGCCGCAAAGACGGCGAACAGACAAAGCAGTGCAAGGCGGGTCATGGCGGATGAATATAGTCGCATGCGGGCCTCCCTTTGCCTGTGCATTGCAGGAACCGGAAAACACCATCTCCAGGGGCAATATTACATACAACCACAGTGAAAAATTAGTAAAAAGTGTTGGATTTTACAAGACAAAAATATCCGCTTTTCATTTCCCCCTTTGCCTCGACCTACTCCCCCCCCTCCGCCGCATCTACTCCCCCCTGCCCGGAAACGGGAAGGAGGGAGATATAATATACTGA